A region from the Janthinobacterium agaricidamnosum genome encodes:
- a CDS encoding T6SS effector phospholipase Tle3 domain-containing protein, producing MQFDPHPPLCDDPEIDILGQFSCNANFQSSDRDTLQQLPLPGIVIFVHGVNSDGEWYAAAEEGLCNGLNERLKRSCHHMQHRGVEGGELKPVSYGAEITAEGFLHPEMSADTLIRDAGTFSPVIRFRWGYKASGEELQQYGKCIYLNEDNYWGGGPFANGCSALADLWKDGLSEGLFLWNTIQHMNPFPERQVYSCPPRPYFVLAAYRLAKLVEAIRQQQADVPVTIVCHSQGTMVAMAAAFLGTRLPKVDGVPCVADNYVICNSPYSLAKCNSAENWVAGNLRAADGSTGRVTVQARIATLKNFFAIIGQRASLGEVQTDEEIDRCMANLEHGFSAAADREQYGIAGAARGGKKSSYGRVTIYCNPHDVVVSSVAIEGIGWRGLSGSLAKDGKDGGELAATEAAGVCVQRVFAQGFEVGKQGSYHYWRDHWRKPASGGNDFWFPAQKYASYSIKQGVEASQESRLSTILTVGFAPLFIVATGLARSPCNASPHKDWKIELNAPDLLPPFKPQSLRFGQTSEEFDEGYEPPGESRQAGKQRAPGDDYLADHEIPPGGLQGLAGKNEAKRMDRARGTADDEARLRFEQRAVIRAQAVREGKSPEGQKVQQEMPNATPDAEYLQWRSTRVGEMMSSQAGAYATDHSTILTNPMHSERALAYDVAVGVCRIKPDQLRKLRVAADWRLLRALNNTESAKLFEEYFNDGKLHGLTITQWSQQTGGEGNLPVSIVDVRENPALDSRPNFGERAFL from the coding sequence ATGCAATTCGATCCCCACCCGCCGCTGTGCGACGACCCCGAAATCGATATCCTCGGTCAGTTTTCCTGCAACGCCAATTTCCAGAGCAGCGACCGGGACACGCTGCAGCAACTGCCGCTGCCCGGCATCGTGATCTTCGTGCACGGCGTCAATTCCGATGGCGAGTGGTACGCGGCGGCCGAAGAGGGACTGTGCAACGGCCTCAACGAACGCCTCAAGCGTTCCTGCCATCATATGCAGCACCGTGGCGTGGAAGGCGGCGAACTGAAGCCGGTCAGCTATGGCGCCGAAATCACGGCCGAAGGCTTTCTCCATCCGGAGATGTCGGCCGATACCTTGATCCGCGATGCCGGCACTTTTTCTCCCGTGATCCGTTTTCGCTGGGGCTACAAGGCTTCCGGCGAGGAACTGCAGCAATACGGCAAGTGCATCTACCTGAACGAAGACAATTACTGGGGTGGCGGGCCGTTTGCCAATGGCTGCAGCGCGCTGGCCGACCTGTGGAAGGACGGGCTGAGCGAGGGTTTATTCTTGTGGAACACCATCCAGCACATGAATCCCTTCCCGGAACGGCAAGTGTACAGCTGCCCGCCGCGCCCGTATTTCGTGCTGGCCGCCTACCGCCTGGCCAAGCTGGTCGAAGCCATCCGCCAACAGCAGGCCGACGTGCCCGTCACCATCGTGTGCCACAGCCAGGGCACGATGGTGGCGATGGCGGCGGCCTTTCTGGGCACCCGTCTGCCCAAGGTGGATGGCGTTCCCTGCGTGGCCGACAACTATGTGATTTGTAATTCGCCGTACAGCCTGGCGAAATGCAATAGCGCCGAGAACTGGGTGGCCGGCAACCTGCGCGCGGCGGACGGCAGCACGGGCAGGGTGACGGTGCAGGCGCGCATCGCCACCTTGAAAAACTTCTTTGCCATCATCGGCCAGCGCGCCAGCCTGGGCGAGGTGCAGACGGACGAGGAAATCGACCGCTGCATGGCCAATCTGGAGCACGGTTTTTCCGCCGCGGCGGACCGCGAGCAATACGGGATTGCCGGCGCCGCCCGGGGCGGCAAGAAATCATCGTATGGCAGGGTGACCATCTATTGCAATCCGCACGATGTGGTGGTGTCGTCCGTGGCCATCGAGGGCATCGGCTGGCGCGGCCTGTCGGGTTCGCTGGCCAAGGACGGCAAGGACGGCGGCGAACTGGCTGCCACCGAGGCGGCAGGCGTGTGCGTGCAGCGCGTGTTTGCCCAGGGTTTTGAGGTGGGCAAGCAGGGCAGCTATCACTACTGGCGCGATCACTGGCGCAAGCCTGCGTCGGGCGGCAACGATTTCTGGTTTCCGGCGCAGAAATATGCGTCGTATTCCATTAAACAGGGCGTCGAGGCCAGTCAGGAGAGCCGCTTGTCCACCATCCTGACGGTCGGGTTTGCGCCCCTGTTCATCGTGGCCACGGGCCTGGCTCGCAGCCCCTGCAATGCCTCGCCCCACAAAGATTGGAAAATCGAACTGAACGCGCCCGACTTGCTGCCGCCCTTTAAGCCGCAGTCCTTGCGCTTTGGCCAGACCAGCGAGGAATTCGACGAAGGCTACGAGCCGCCCGGCGAATCGCGCCAGGCCGGCAAGCAACGCGCGCCCGGCGACGATTACCTTGCCGATCATGAGATTCCGCCCGGCGGCTTGCAGGGGCTGGCTGGGAAAAACGAAGCCAAACGCATGGACAGGGCCAGGGGCACGGCCGATGACGAGGCGCGCCTGCGATTCGAGCAGCGCGCGGTGATACGCGCGCAAGCCGTACGGGAAGGGAAAAGTCCCGAGGGTCAAAAAGTGCAACAGGAAATGCCCAACGCCACGCCCGACGCCGAGTACCTGCAATGGCGCAGCACGCGGGTAGGGGAAATGATGTCCAGTCAGGCCGGCGCCTACGCCACCGACCATTCCACCATCCTGACCAACCCCATGCACTCAGAGCGGGCGCTTGCGTATGACGTGGCGGTGGGCGTGTGCCGCATCAAGCCGGACCAGCTGCGCAAGTTGAGGGTGGCGGCGGATTGGCGGTTGTTGAGGGCACTAAATAATACTGAATCCGCTAAATTGTTCGAAGAATATTTTAATGATGGGAAATTGCATGGTTTGACCATTACTCAATGGTCTCAGCAGACTGGTGGAGAAGGAAATCTTCCTGTATCCATAGTTGACGTGAGAGAGAACCCTGCTCTTGATTCTCGTCCTAATTTCGGTGAACGAGCATTTTTATAA
- a CDS encoding type VI secretion system Vgr family protein, protein MEDFAQWLAVDKALTAGNRALRLRLAYPEGSNEDVLLPQRISGSEAVCGGLEYRILCVATEARLPLKQFIAVPAELQIVTDQGQLRRVCGIVAEASAGQSDGGLATYQLVLRDGLALMEKRVNTRVFRNKHELQIVQLLFEEWRQGNSVLAASLDLTIDAALAARSLPVREFTMQHNESDAAFIRRLLRRRGIAWCFQAAATASANATTMPVHALLLFDDASRLPENAAGTVRYHRDDATEERDTVTAWSAVRRLQAGKFECYSWDDGHPHSPQFMATQSHSGADQGGNGNRLAASLDDYIVEPPLAAGSNDELRQLGQLAMARHDMDSKCFQGEGCVRDFCAGQWFSLEGHADIDCHPVAERSFVITALNVAASNNLPTGLDARVGRLFAQSGWQCDAALAQGAGADGQAALRYRNRFTCVRRGIAIVPAFDPRSDFPVVRLQSALVVGPAGEEVHCDALGRVKVRFVATRAPDHAHANGSGASDTERDSAWVRVASSWTGNGPGSGKQCGTLSLPRIGAEVLIDFLGGDPDRPIIVGQLYNAVGAPPGLSSRGALPGNRYLSGMRSREVRGGRGNQLCFDDTPSQISAQLASDQAATQLNLGYLTEPRSDGVGRQRGDGFELRSDASGSVRTARSLLISAWKQLGASGKQLDGNEHAAVMKECLELFSSLGEFAAQHQALALDAAGSKALGAAIAADQPAVSITAPEGVALSTPRTIAGNAGANIDMVAQQHLQLSAAQRCNVNGGKGISLFAHQDGIVQVAHFGKFLLQSQHDLLQADAAKDIRLTAGTRLVGMAQDEITFMTAGGAYLKLSGGAVELGGPGALTVKTDGHHWSGPASMKAELPTFGEGELGRVPRLLRPTDGLPVEGVEVHIEREGDSPLTGVSGADGRGPKVATDHLQRLKGFFFRRRS, encoded by the coding sequence ATGGAAGACTTCGCGCAATGGCTGGCCGTGGACAAGGCCTTGACCGCTGGTAACCGAGCCTTGCGGCTGCGCCTCGCTTATCCGGAAGGCAGCAATGAGGATGTCTTGCTGCCGCAGCGCATCAGCGGAAGCGAGGCCGTCTGCGGTGGCCTGGAATACCGCATCCTGTGCGTCGCCACCGAAGCGCGGTTGCCGCTGAAACAGTTCATCGCCGTGCCGGCCGAATTGCAGATCGTGACGGACCAGGGGCAGCTGCGCAGGGTCTGCGGCATCGTCGCCGAAGCGAGCGCGGGGCAAAGCGATGGCGGTCTGGCGACCTATCAACTGGTGCTGCGCGACGGCCTGGCGTTGATGGAAAAACGCGTCAACACGCGCGTGTTTCGCAACAAGCATGAATTGCAGATCGTGCAGCTCCTGTTTGAGGAGTGGCGGCAGGGCAATAGCGTGCTCGCCGCCAGCCTGGATCTCACCATCGATGCGGCGCTGGCGGCGCGCAGCTTGCCCGTGCGCGAATTCACGATGCAGCACAATGAATCCGATGCCGCCTTTATCCGCCGCCTGCTCAGGCGCCGCGGCATCGCCTGGTGTTTCCAGGCGGCAGCGACCGCCAGCGCGAACGCCACCACCATGCCCGTGCATGCTCTGCTGCTGTTCGACGACGCCAGCCGCCTGCCGGAAAATGCGGCCGGCACGGTACGCTATCACCGCGACGACGCCACCGAGGAAAGGGATACCGTGACGGCCTGGAGTGCGGTGCGTCGCTTGCAAGCGGGAAAGTTCGAATGCTACAGCTGGGACGATGGCCACCCGCACAGTCCGCAGTTCATGGCCACGCAGTCTCACAGCGGAGCAGATCAGGGCGGGAATGGCAATCGCCTGGCGGCCAGTCTCGACGACTATATCGTGGAGCCGCCGCTGGCCGCCGGCAGCAATGACGAATTGCGGCAATTGGGCCAGCTGGCGATGGCACGTCACGACATGGACAGCAAGTGTTTCCAGGGAGAAGGCTGCGTGCGCGACTTTTGCGCGGGCCAATGGTTCAGCCTGGAAGGGCATGCCGATATCGACTGCCACCCGGTGGCCGAGCGCAGTTTCGTCATCACGGCCTTGAACGTGGCTGCCAGCAATAACTTGCCGACAGGGCTCGATGCCAGGGTCGGGCGCCTGTTTGCACAGAGCGGCTGGCAGTGCGATGCCGCTCTGGCACAAGGGGCCGGCGCCGATGGCCAGGCGGCTTTGCGCTACCGCAACCGTTTTACCTGCGTGCGGCGTGGCATCGCCATCGTGCCCGCTTTTGATCCGCGCAGCGATTTCCCCGTCGTCCGCCTGCAAAGCGCGCTGGTCGTCGGGCCTGCCGGCGAGGAAGTGCATTGCGATGCGCTGGGGCGCGTCAAGGTGCGTTTTGTTGCGACGCGCGCGCCGGACCACGCGCATGCCAACGGTTCCGGTGCTTCCGATACGGAGCGCGATTCGGCCTGGGTGCGCGTGGCGTCGAGCTGGACCGGCAATGGCCCGGGCAGCGGCAAACAATGCGGCACCTTGAGCTTGCCACGCATCGGCGCGGAAGTGCTGATCGATTTTCTTGGCGGCGACCCGGACCGGCCCATCATCGTGGGCCAGCTGTACAACGCCGTGGGCGCGCCACCCGGCCTGAGCAGCCGCGGCGCCTTGCCGGGCAACCGTTATCTGTCCGGCATGCGCAGCCGCGAAGTGCGGGGCGGGCGCGGCAACCAGCTGTGCTTTGACGACACGCCGTCGCAAATCAGCGCGCAACTGGCCAGCGACCAGGCGGCCACGCAATTGAACCTCGGCTACCTGACCGAGCCGCGCAGCGACGGCGTAGGGCGGCAGCGCGGCGACGGCTTTGAATTGCGCAGCGACGCCAGCGGCAGCGTGCGCACGGCCCGCTCGCTGCTGATTTCGGCCTGGAAACAGCTGGGTGCCAGCGGCAAGCAGCTCGACGGCAACGAGCATGCCGCCGTGATGAAGGAGTGCCTGGAATTGTTTAGCTCCTTGGGCGAGTTTGCCGCCCAGCACCAGGCACTGGCGCTGGACGCGGCCGGCAGCAAGGCGCTGGGAGCGGCGATTGCCGCCGACCAGCCCGCCGTCAGCATCACGGCGCCCGAGGGTGTGGCGCTGAGCACGCCCCGGACCATTGCCGGCAACGCGGGCGCGAATATCGACATGGTGGCCCAGCAGCATCTGCAACTGAGCGCGGCCCAGCGCTGCAACGTCAACGGGGGCAAGGGCATTTCCCTGTTCGCGCACCAGGATGGCATCGTGCAGGTGGCCCATTTCGGCAAATTTTTGCTGCAAAGCCAGCACGACCTGCTGCAGGCGGACGCCGCCAAGGACATCCGCCTGACGGCCGGCACGCGCCTGGTCGGCATGGCGCAGGACGAAATCACCTTCATGACGGCGGGTGGCGCCTACCTGAAACTGTCCGGCGGCGCGGTGGAACTGGGCGGTCCCGGCGCACTGACGGTGAAGACCGATGGCCACCACTGGAGCGGCCCGGCCAGCATGAAGGCGGAACTGCCCACCTTCGGCGAAGGCGAGCTGGGCCGCGTGCCGCGCTTGCTGCGTCCCACCGACGGCTTGCCCGTCGAAGGCGTGGAAGTGCACATCGAGCGCGAAGGCGACAGTCCCTTGACGGGCGTCAGCGGTGCCGACGGGCGCGGGCCGAAGGTGGCGACCGACCACCTGCAGCGGCTGAAGGGATTTTTCTTCCGCCGCCGTTCCTGA
- the tssG gene encoding type VI secretion system baseplate subunit TssG, producing MLPAPQWKPGAGVVARLLADPSGTTFFQAVRLLSAWLMQQGISQEQVFDDCLRLHGSASLSFAPGEIEQLWLEQEADGHTQVHVRAAMLGFLGVHGSLPLHYTETFARHERQTGDGGPRDWLDTLSQRALALFYQAWARYRIECQMDANGGDFLPLQLALAGAWPAEVARQADGLPAHVLAHYAALLRHRPVAADVMQAVLAEYFGVPVRMQRFVGAWFRRAPQERTLLATAHARLGHGAMLGERCRRADLRVRLVLGPLERRVYEDFLPGRTGALALRQMLALFGLPGVGFEIRLVLRREDVRTCVLGMGACLAQDAFLAGKLPARDRDDMHYDIRFDGSA from the coding sequence GTGCTGCCTGCCCCGCAATGGAAACCAGGCGCTGGTGTAGTCGCGCGCCTGCTGGCCGACCCGTCCGGCACCACTTTCTTTCAGGCGGTGCGGCTGCTGTCTGCCTGGCTGATGCAGCAGGGTATCTCGCAGGAGCAGGTGTTTGATGATTGCCTGCGCCTGCATGGCAGCGCATCGCTGTCGTTTGCGCCGGGAGAAATCGAACAGCTGTGGCTGGAGCAGGAAGCAGATGGTCATACGCAGGTGCATGTGCGAGCGGCAATGCTGGGTTTTTTGGGCGTGCATGGCAGCTTGCCGCTGCATTACACGGAAACGTTCGCCCGCCACGAACGGCAAACGGGCGATGGCGGTCCCCGTGACTGGCTCGATACGCTGTCGCAGCGCGCGCTGGCCCTGTTTTACCAGGCCTGGGCACGTTACCGCATCGAATGCCAGATGGACGCCAACGGCGGCGATTTCCTGCCCCTGCAACTGGCCCTGGCCGGTGCCTGGCCTGCCGAGGTGGCACGGCAGGCGGATGGCTTGCCTGCGCATGTGCTGGCCCATTACGCGGCCTTGCTGCGGCATCGGCCCGTGGCGGCCGATGTGATGCAGGCGGTGCTGGCCGAGTATTTTGGCGTGCCCGTGCGCATGCAGCGTTTTGTGGGTGCCTGGTTCCGGCGCGCGCCGCAGGAGCGCACCCTGCTGGCCACCGCGCACGCCCGGCTGGGGCACGGCGCCATGCTGGGCGAGCGCTGCCGGCGCGCCGACTTGCGCGTGCGCCTGGTGCTGGGACCGTTGGAGCGCCGTGTCTACGAGGATTTCTTGCCCGGCCGGACGGGCGCGCTGGCCCTGCGCCAGATGCTGGCGCTGTTCGGCTTGCCCGGCGTGGGCTTCGAGATACGCCTGGTGCTGCGGCGGGAAGACGTGCGCACCTGCGTCCTGGGCATGGGCGCCTGCCTGGCGCAGGATGCCTTTCTGGCCGGCAAGCTGCCGGCTCGCGACCGTGACGACATGCATTACGACATACGATTCGATGGTTCCGCCTGA